A genomic window from Micromonospora sp. WMMA1947 includes:
- a CDS encoding lytic polysaccharide monooxygenase, whose protein sequence is MRRRITLPLLTAGAVTGTLALAAPAQAHGYVSSPPSRQALCAQNRVPDCGQIKYEPQSVEGPKGLRNCHAGIAQFAVLNDDSRNWPATSVGSSVTFTWVNTARHATANWEYWIGGTRVAVVDGGGRQPGATVSHTVNLGGFSGRQKLLAIWNISDTANAFYSCVDLQIGGGGGNPTPSPTPTAAPTTPAPSPTPTRTSTPAPGGTWTAGRAYQVGDTVTYDGRTYRCRQAHTAIAGWEPPNVPALWQQI, encoded by the coding sequence ATGCGCCGAAGAATCACCCTCCCGCTGCTCACCGCCGGTGCCGTCACCGGGACGCTGGCGCTCGCCGCGCCCGCGCAGGCCCACGGCTACGTCTCCTCGCCGCCCAGCCGCCAGGCGCTCTGCGCGCAGAACCGGGTCCCCGACTGCGGCCAGATCAAGTACGAGCCGCAGAGCGTCGAGGGCCCCAAGGGCCTGCGCAACTGCCACGCCGGCATCGCCCAGTTCGCGGTCCTCAACGACGACAGCCGCAACTGGCCGGCCACCTCGGTCGGCAGCAGCGTCACGTTCACCTGGGTCAACACCGCCCGGCACGCCACCGCCAACTGGGAGTACTGGATCGGCGGCACCCGGGTCGCCGTGGTCGACGGCGGGGGACGCCAGCCCGGCGCGACCGTCTCGCACACGGTCAACCTCGGCGGCTTCTCCGGCCGGCAGAAGCTGCTCGCCATCTGGAACATCTCCGACACCGCCAACGCGTTCTACTCCTGCGTCGACCTCCAGATCGGCGGCGGAGGCGGCAACCCGACCCCGTCACCCACCCCGACGGCGGCGCCCACCACCCCCGCGCCCTCGCCCACGCCCACCCGGACCAGCACCCCGGCGCCGGGCGGTACGTGGACCGCCGGGCGGGCGTACCAGGTCGGTGACACGGTGACCTACGACGGCCGCACCTACCGCTGCCGCCAGGCGCACACCGCCATCGCCGGCTGGGAGCCGCCGAACGTACCGGCGCTGTGGCAGCAGATCTGA
- a CDS encoding DUF305 domain-containing protein, translating into MAADLSPRSRAAEPAGPRLRRASAATLLGVVLALPGCGGPPAADPSPPVPSATASAPAGADGTTSGIDALFLAMMVAHTEQTLEIVGVGLDRATDPRIRTLIAAVRATETDELATMRGWLREAGPSAAAAAARHDHSGHSDAAAGLARLRAAAPADADRVLLDVLGRHQRTAADLARAQVAAGTSERVRDLARRIDRSRTAEVELMAGLG; encoded by the coding sequence GTGGCAGCAGATCTGAGCCCGCGTAGCCGCGCGGCGGAGCCGGCCGGTCCCCGGCTCCGCCGCGCGTCCGCCGCCACCCTGCTCGGCGTGGTGCTGGCCCTGCCCGGGTGCGGCGGGCCGCCCGCCGCTGATCCGTCCCCGCCGGTCCCGTCCGCCACGGCGTCGGCCCCGGCCGGCGCGGACGGCACCACCAGCGGGATCGACGCGTTGTTCCTGGCCATGATGGTGGCGCACACCGAGCAGACCCTGGAGATCGTCGGCGTCGGCCTCGACCGTGCCACCGACCCGCGGATCCGCACCCTGATCGCCGCCGTCCGGGCCACCGAGACCGACGAACTCGCGACCATGCGCGGCTGGCTGCGCGAAGCGGGCCCGTCGGCCGCCGCCGCGGCCGCCCGGCACGACCACTCCGGGCACAGCGACGCCGCCGCCGGACTGGCCCGGCTGCGCGCCGCCGCGCCCGCCGACGCCGACCGGGTGCTGCTCGACGTGCTCGGCCGGCACCAGCGCACCGCGGCCGACCTGGCCCGCGCCCAGGTCGCCGCCGGGACCAGCGAGCGGGTACGCGACCTCGCCCGCCGCATCGACCGCTCCCGTACGGCCGAGGTCGAGCTGATGGCCGGCCTGGGTTGA